In one Mucilaginibacter ginsenosidivorax genomic region, the following are encoded:
- a CDS encoding response regulator transcription factor translates to MKLLIIEDEEGLRESIEEYFTEAGNICETAATYSAAISKIEMYSYDCILLDITLPGGNGINILKRLKDNNHQDGVLIISAKNSLDDRLQGLDLGADDYLVKPFHLSELKARVSAIIRRKMYNGSNLLTFNEISIDLQAKTVSVHDKSLKFTRKEFALLIYFIANKGKVVSKNAIAEHLWGDGIDLADNFDFIYSHIKNIRKKLVEAGANDYIQAAYGMGYKFAGQ, encoded by the coding sequence ATGAAGCTACTAATCATTGAAGACGAAGAAGGCCTGCGCGAGAGTATTGAAGAGTACTTTACCGAGGCGGGGAATATTTGCGAAACCGCCGCTACCTACTCCGCAGCCATTTCCAAAATAGAAATGTATAGTTACGACTGCATTTTGCTTGATATTACCCTGCCCGGCGGCAATGGTATCAATATACTTAAACGGTTAAAAGACAATAATCATCAGGATGGCGTGCTCATTATATCGGCAAAAAACTCCCTTGACGACCGCTTGCAGGGCCTGGATCTGGGCGCCGATGATTACCTGGTAAAGCCCTTTCACCTGTCGGAGCTTAAGGCAAGGGTATCGGCCATTATCAGGCGTAAAATGTATAACGGCAGCAACCTGCTTACTTTTAACGAAATCAGCATCGATTTGCAAGCCAAAACGGTGAGCGTGCATGACAAGTCGCTTAAATTTACCCGTAAAGAGTTTGCGCTGCTTATTTATTTTATTGCCAACAAAGGCAAAGTAGTATCAAAAAATGCCATAGCCGAGCATCTTTGGGGCGACGGCATCGATTTAGCCGACAATTTCGATTTCATCTACTCGCACATTAAAAATATCCGCAAAAAGCTGGTAGAAGCCGGCGCCAACGATTATATCCAGGCGGCTTACGGCATGGGCTATAAATTTGCCGGGCAATGA
- a CDS encoding EamA family transporter produces MWWIYALLSALFAALTAIFAKIGIKGVDTDLATAIRTVVILILAWAIVLFKGSNQGISGLTKTNWTFLILSGCATGLSWICYFRALQLGKVSQVAPVDKLSVALAIVLAVVFLGEPLTLKNGIGALLIIAGTLVLIF; encoded by the coding sequence ATGTGGTGGATTTACGCTCTATTATCGGCATTGTTTGCCGCGTTAACTGCAATATTTGCCAAAATAGGCATTAAAGGAGTAGATACCGACCTGGCAACCGCCATCCGTACCGTGGTTATTCTGATACTTGCCTGGGCCATTGTGTTGTTTAAGGGTAGTAACCAGGGTATAAGTGGTTTAACCAAAACCAACTGGACATTTCTGATTCTGTCCGGCTGTGCTACCGGCCTGTCGTGGATTTGCTATTTCAGGGCCTTACAGTTGGGCAAAGTATCGCAGGTAGCCCCGGTTGATAAGTTAAGCGTTGCGCTGGCCATTGTATTGGCTGTAGTATTTTTAGGCGAGCCGCTGACGTTGAAGAACGGGATAGGGGCCTTATTGATTATAGCGGGAACTTTGGTGCTGATATTTTAA